Genomic window (Granulicella arctica):
TACCAAGCTCGCCGCAGGTCTTCACCTTGCTCCGCACATAAATCTCGGAAGCGGGGACGTGGCCCACCAGGATGACCGCCAACCCGGGAATAATCCCCTGGGCCGCCAACTCCCTAACCTCTACCCCAACCTCTGCCTTGATCTCCGCAGCGATCAAAATTCCATCGAGAATCTTTGGACCTACACTCATACCCCCTATCGTACCGTGGAGACATTGAGAGCATTTGACTACACTGGCTATATGAGTGTTCGCGACTTCACCCAGGACGATCTCCACTGGCTCGCGTGCCCCCTGTGCCACGGATCACTGCATTTGGACCTGCTCGCTGCAGTTGTCCAGTGCGAGACATGTCGTTGTACGTACCGTGTGAAAGACCGCATTCCGGTATTAATCCTTAGCGCGTAAAGCAAGCGCAGGCACTCCCGCGTTGTTACTATAGTTACTCTAGTAACCAGATTAAGGTGACTATTAGGCATTTTGGTTGTGACTTTTGTCGCGCACTGTGTTCCAATTGGGGACAGTCGAGTTAGCCCTACAAATAAACTTGACTTTGTTGATCACTAAAGACGGGAAAGAAGAATTTTCGCTCTTGCAAGAAATTTTTTCTAGAAGCGAATCCAAACATCCCGTCCTCTCGTAACAGTGTTAGAACGTTACGGAAGACCTGCTACTCGAGCTTCATAACAGGTTCAAATCGATCGCACTTACCCTTAGGCGGATCTCAATGAGTCAACAGCTGAAGATTGAAAAGTTCGCCGCTACTGATCTCACCGACTTGCGCAGGGAACTTCAGCAGTCCGGCCTCGATTCCTGGCAGGCTGCCGAACTTGTAAGCGCTTTCCTTTCAGGCCGTGGCTATGGCGTCGCAAGTGATGAACTCCGCACCGCCACAACGCGTATCGACTGTTTTACCTGTTCCATTCAGCGCATTCAGGAAGAACTCGAAAAAGTCGCTCTGTTCATGTAGCTGAATATTGCATCACTGCTGCCCTGGCAAGCCCTCCCCTATGTCTGGTCCCCCAATAAACCGCACTGTTCCGCTGTAGAAGCGACCGAATGACCCCTCATCCGGTCGCTCGCTCCCGCTCTGGCTGTAGCTTTTCATGGCGATGCTGCATCCTTATGAATATGAGCATCATCCGGGCCGCCATCGTCGCCCCTCGCAACTTCTCCTCCATCGTTAGACTCACGACGCTCCTCCTTGTCGCCTCGACACTTGCTGCCCAATCGCCCGCCAGCAATCAGAGCCTGCCCGCCGCTGATAAGTCCGTGCTCCCCACTGCCTCCTCTCGCGCAGAGACGGACACCACCGGCCAGCGCGGAGCCACCTTCAATTCCATGGCTCCTTCCGTACCTCCCGCTCCGCCTGCGGGACGGCCAAGCATTGGCCTGGCTCTCGGCGGTGGGGGCGCTCTCGCCATGTCCGAGATAGGCGTCCTTCAATGGTTCGAAGAGCACCATATTCCAGTCGACATGATCGCCGGGACCAGCATGGGCTGCATGGTCAGCACCCTATACGCCTCCGGCAAGACCATCGACCAGCTCAAAGCGGTCATGAACGACGACGTCTTCAGCTCCGTCTTCTCCCTCGGCACCTCCTACAAGGCGCTCAACTATCGCCGCCGCGAAGATAATCGCGCCCTCCCCAACGCCATCACCGTCGGACTCAAGCATGGCGTCTCCTTCCGCAACAGCGTTCTCATCGATCAGGGTCTCAACGCCTTCCTCGACCGCCAGTTCCTGCCCTACAACGACCGCACCGACTTCAACACTCTCCCGATCCCGCTTCGCTGCAAGTCCACCGATCTTACCGCCGCAAAGTCCGTCACTTTCACACGCGGATCGCTTCCCGATGCCGTACGGGCCAGCGTCTCCATACCCGGGATCTATCGCCCGTACGCGATCGGCAATCACGAATTCGTCGACGGAGCCGTCCTCGAAAACCTCCCCACGCAGACGATCATCGGGATGAAGGCCGACGTCGTCCTCGCCATCAGCCTGCCGCTCTCCCCCGTAGGTGCAGGGGACCTCAACTCAATCCTCGGCGTACTCCAGCGCAGCTTCTCGGTCGCCATTGAGGCCAATGAGGAACAATCCCGCAAGCTAGCCGCCGTCGTCATTGAGCCGGACGTCAAGGGCTTCACCGCAACCGATTACCTCAAGACACCCGGCCTCTCTGAGCGCGGCTATCAGGCTGCCGAGGCGCATAAAGCCGAGCTTCTGAAATACGCAGTGGACGATCAGCAATGGGCCGCCTACCTCGCCCAGCGGGCCTCGCGCCTCCCCGGACCTCCCGGAACCGTCCTCCATGTCCATATCAAGTCTCCCAACCAGCAGGTCACCCGTGCCGTGCAGAAGTCCTTTCTTCCCATCGTCAACAAGCCGGTCGACGCGAAATCTATCGAAGCCCTCCTCGACCAGGTGCGCAGCGACGGTCGATACGACGCCGATTACACCGTGGGTTACGAAACCACGCCAGACACCGGGCAGGCCGAAGCCGTCACCAACCGGCCCGTCGTTACGGTCACCATCGAAGACAAGAAGACCGGACCACCCTTCCTCGAGGTCGGCGCCAACGTTGAAGCTCAGACCGGCGGCGTCACCCGCGCTACCCTCGAAGCCACCCTCGTCGATCAGGACCTTGGCGGCTATGGCTCCGAGCTCCGCGCTCACTTCGCGATCGGCTTTCTCACCGACCTTACCGGCGAGTACTACCGCCACATCACCTCGCTCGGCAAGACCCAGGGCGGCCTCTTCATCGCTCCCCAGGCCGTCCTCCACCGCGAGCCCTTCTATATCTACCAGGATCAGCACCGCATCTCCGAGCGGCAGTTGCAGCACGCCGGCGGTGGCGTCGATATCGGCTGGAGCGACCAGCGCATCCAGGAACTTCGCGTCGGCTGGCAGGGAGGCCAGGAGCGCTGGCAGACCGAGACCGGCTCCGACAATCTTGCACCCGCCAACCTTATCGGCACCATGCAACGCGCCCGCGTCCGCTACACCTTCGACAATCAGGACCGCGCCCTCGTTCCGCAGTTCGGCTTCCGCTTCACCACGGAGGCGGGCTACCTTTACAACTCGGTCGCCAGCCCCAACACCCCGCAGTTCACCACCCGCATCAGCTACTCCCACCAGATCGCCACCAATATCTTCGTGATGGCAGCCGAGGGCGGCACCATGCTGAACCGGAACGTCGCCCAGCCCTTCCGCTTCACGCTCGGCGGTCCGCTGCGCCTCACCGCCAGCGCCATCGACGAGTTTCGCGGCACCGACTACTTCCTCGTCGAACCCGCCTTCCTTCGACGCGTAGCCAAGCTTCCTTCACCGCTCGGCCAAAGCATCTATCTCGGAGCCGCTTACGAGGCTGGCCAGATGCGCTCTCCCGACGCCCGCACCATCACCCGCCAGGACGTCTACTTCGGCATCGTCGCTGAAACGCCTCTCGGCCTCATCACCATAGCCCCCGCCATCGGCGACGACGGCCACCGCAAGTTCGTCTTCACCCTCGGCAAGCTCTTCTAAGCGCGCAAGCTCGTCGTCTTTGCCTCGCCCATACCGCCGCGAAATGAGCGACAATCGCAGCACTATGTCCGAATCCAGACCACCATTTCCGCCCTTCACCCTTGAAACTGCCACCCAGAAAGTTCGCGGAGCCGAAGACGGCTGGAACTCCCGCGACCCCCGGAAGGTCTCCCTCGCCTACTCCGAGGACAGCCGCTGGCGCAATCGCCACGAGTTCGTCACCGGTCGCGAGCAGATCGTCGCCTTCCTCACTCGCAAATGGGCTGGCGAACTCGAATACCGCCTCATCAAGGAGCTCTGGGCCTTCACCGGCAACCGCATCGCCGTCCGCTTCGCCTACGAGTCCCACGACGCAGCCGGCCAGTGGCACCGCTCCTACGGTAATGAGAACTGGGAGTTCAACGAGGCGGGCCTGATGACCTACCGCCACGCCAGCATCAATGACCTCGCCATCGCCGAAACCGACCGCCTCTTCCACTGGCCCCAGGGCCGTCGCCCTGACGATCACCCTTCCCTCAGCGATCTCGCCCTCTAAAGCTCATTGGGCGGAATCACCAGAGCCTCGGCGTACTTCGCGATGTCCATGTCCATCGCTCCCGGCTTATACGTCGCCATCCCCGATAGACGCAGCCTCACCGTATTCGAAAGAACGGCGTTTGCCGGGATGGTGCGGTGCTTCGGCAGTCCCCAGGGAATCAATCTCCATTCATCATGTGCTGTGCTCAACGGCAAAAAGGGCTTTGGTGCAAGCGACGCCTCCACCGCCTTATCGTCAAAGACAAGCCCACACGCCCTCGCGTTATCGATCATCCAGCGAAGCGTGATGTTCGAAAGTCCACAGTCCGAGTAGCTGCCACCCACATCGCAGTGAACCCCCGGAAACCAGACCTGCGTCAACTGCGCATCGTTCGCCCGGGGACTCCCATCCGGATTCGTCCATAGCGTCGGCAGAAACGACGCGCGCCGCTCATCGATGGAGATCGCGTGATAAGCATTCTGGACGCATTTGCTCAACGTAGTGTCGAGAAAGCCGTACTTTGCCTGGTCGAAGTTGCCGAAGAGATGCCCTGGAACCCCGAGCGCTCCTACCGTATCCCACACCCCAACCATCCGAACGTCGACATCGGTAAGGCCATACTCCGCAACGAGGGGTTCCTTGGCTGCTTTTCTTTGATCATGGTCGCTGATCCGGTAGACATCGAAGATGCGCTTGACCATTCGGTTGTCGAGGTTTTTGGTAGGCACGCCAAAGAGAGCAATCATACCCGCAAGACTTCGCGCGGTGTACGCTCCCCGGCTGAACCCGAAGATGAAGATCTCATCCCCCGGGTCCCAGACATACGAAAGAAACGCGTACCCGTCTTGAACCTTCTCAAAGAGTCCTTCGCCCATCGTTCCGCCGAAAAAGTGTTCAAAGGCAGACCCGTCCGTACCCACGCCACTGTCGTAATACTTCAATTGAGACGCATCTTCGTTCAGCATCAGGTAGAGCTTCCGAACATTGGTATCGTTCGGCACGGCGAGCGGCCCATGTGGTGTATTCCACGTTCCATCGGCACACAATATGATCTTCTTGCTCATAGTCTCCTCGTACGGCTTGCATCTTCGGTTTTGCGACGATCCCTTGTAGGTCACGAAAACCCAAATTGCAATTAAATTCAGGGAGAACCAAATGCGCTTCAAGGGTCGCCCAAGTCTATAGGGAGACTCGCCACGCCGCTCATCGCCTCAACCAGAACCTCGCGATTAAGCCGCTGGTGCGAGTCATTGCCGAACAAAGCCTACGGCTTCAAACCTTAGGCAGCCATCAGGATCGCTCGTCCCAGCGCGCCCGTAAGCCCATCTTGCGCATCGAGAGCCGCATTCCGAACCGGGCCCGCAAGCCCGCGAAGATGGTCCGCGAAGTTCCACGCGAGATCGCGAGCCTGGCACATATTCCAGTACGCGAGCACACGACCAGCCTTCCCGGTGTCCTCCGCCAGAACACCCAGCGTATCAACTGCCAGCATCGTCAACGCCGCAGGCATCACCAGGTTCAACAGCGTATTCACGGATTCGTAGTCCGCGTACTCCGCGCTCGTCAGCGAAGGCACAATACCCATCTCGGCATCCGTAACCAGCAACGCAAGCGCAAGGTCATGGTTGATATGCGCGTTCATCCCTGCCAGCGCGAACTGAACGCGATCAATCCCCACCACGAAGCGTGCCTCGAACAGGGCCTTCCACGAAGAAGCAACGGTACCGCCCACGAGGTAGTCCGCGACAGCCGTAAAGTAAAGGTTCGCAAAGGTCACATCTAGTTGCGTAAGCCACACGGGACTCTTCCAGCCGCCACCCGGAGGTTGCAGATCAACCTGTTGCGTCACCATCAAGTAGAGTCGGTTGAACCACTTCAGCCCATCGCCATTCGCCAGCAGGTCGTCGATCGCCTGCATCTTCGCAATTACCTCGGCGATGGTCGCGGGCTTCTGCTCAGTCAGCACCGTGTAGAGCGCCAGCTCATCAGCGGAAAGGGTGGCTGTGGACATGTTGCCTCCTGACGTACTGGAAGAGCTCGGCCCTAGCTGTCTTTGCGGTAGAGCAGATTCTTCATCGCGTCCCTGCGAGCCTCATTCGCTTCACTCGCGGACTTGCGCTCTTCGGCATCCATCTTGCCTTTGCCTACGGCCTCGCTCGCCTCAGGCGAACTGCACTCCGGACAGCGATTGGCGAATCCCGGCTTATCCGGCTTCAGTTCGAACTCTTCAGAGCAAACGACGCAAACTTTGATCGGGAAAGACATACCCCATCATCTTAAACCGAGTTCGCCATTTGGCATAGCTGGCAGCTCTCGCACGCGCCGTGCGCCCAGGCAAATTGCAGTCGCGATGAAACGCCAATCGCCCCACCTTCACCATCCTTCCCGTAAGACCAGCGACAGCTCGCCTGCTATACGGGCAGCTCTCATTCGTAACCTCATGGAGGCCTTTGTGGCGAATCACCCAGCAAGAACAGAATCACCTGCCGTCGCCGAGTTGGCACGCGCCCTGCGAGGCGTTATCCCGGAGCTCGGCGGGAACGCCATCGGCACCGTCCGGGACGATGCCTCGCGGCACACCGCCGGTCTCGCGATCGACATCATGCTCAACAGCAAGGATCCCTACCAGAAGGGCATCGCCGACGACATCATCAGCGCCTTGATCGATATGCAAAGCAAGATCCGCTGGCACGACATCCTCTATACAGACTGGCCGGACACCACACCCGGGGTGCCCTTTCACTTCCATATTCCCGGCGGTGGCGGAGGCTACGGCGGTCATCTCCTCCAGAAGAATCCCAACCACAACGTAGCCCTTGGCCGCGCCCACGAGAACCATATTCATGTGGACTGGGTCGACTTCTCGCTGCGCATCCCCGGAGACAGCAAGTTCGTCTACGACTGGCCGTCCGATGCACGCACCATGGGCTTTGCTGACGGAATCCAGAGCCGCCTGATGCTAAGCTCGCGAACCTGACCGAATCTCGACGTCACTTACCTTCCCCAGTCAATCGACATCCGGGAATCGCCCTCGCCCCACACAGTGATTCCCGGCCTCGTTTGGTCCTGAACCGGGCGGCGAATGCCATAATCAAAATCATGCCGTCCCTCTGGACCCCTACCGCCTGGACCGAACGCCTCGCCGAACTCGAAGCCCGCTCCCCCGAACTCAAGGAAGCCCCCCTCCGTCGTGATGTCCGTTCCCTCGGCATGCTCCTGGGAGAGGTCCTTCGCGAGCAGGCCGGCGAGCCGCTCTACGACGCCGTGGAAGCTCTTCGCCGCATCGCCATCGCTCGCCGCGAAGCCGACGCCGCGAACGACACTGCCGCAGCCCGCAGCCATCTCCAGCAAGCTCTCTTCAGCGTTCACGCCCACGCCGAAGACGCCACACAGGCCTATCAGCTCGCCCGCGCCTTCAGCTTCTACTTCGAGCTGATCAACCTCGCCGAGACCAATCACCGCAAGCGTCGACGTCTCGCCGGTTCGCTCGATCAGCAGGCGAAGAACGTCCAGCGCGGCAGCCTTCGCGGAGCCCTGCGCCAGCTCAAGCTCGCGGGCATCGACGCCCCGGAGGCCCGCGCGCTTCTCGGCAAGGTCTGCATCTCGCCCGTGTTCACCGCGCACCCCACCGAGGTCGCCCGCCGCAGCGTCATGTTCAAGCGCCGCCGCATCTCCGACCTGCTCGAACAGCTCGACCGCATCCCCGTTCCCGCCACCGACCTCGAAGCCCTCGAGCGCGACCTCACCGCCGAGATCACCGCCCTCTGGCAGACCGACGACGTCCGCTCCGAGCGCCCCACCGTGCGCGACGAGATCCGCATGGCGCTCGACTACTACGAGTCCTCCCTCTTCGATACCCTGCCCGTCCTCTACGCCGAAGTAGCGCTCGCCCTCGCAGCCGAATACCCCGAAGCAGGCAAGCCCTGCCTCGCCGACCTTCCCCAGCTCGTCTCCTTCGGCTCATGGATCGGCGGTGACCGCGACGGCAATCCCTTCGTCACACCCGAAGCCACCCGTGAAGCTCTCGCGATGGCGCACGCCCTGCTCCTCAACCACTATCGCCGGCGCCTCCAGAACATCTTCGAGCAGCTCGGCAGCTCCACCCAGCAAGTCCCCATCACCCCCGAGCTGCGCGCCCTCCTCGACCAATATCTAGACCAGATGCGCGCCGCCGGCCAGCCCGCACTGGAGCAGCGCTTCCCGCACGAGCTCCTCCGTCTCCTCATCGCCTGTATCATGATGCGGCTCGGCGCCACACCGCAGTCGACCGTGCCACTCCCGGCAAGGCCTGCGCTCGCACCCTACACCCGCGCCGCCGACCTTCTCAGCGACCTTACCGTCCTCCGCAAATCCCTGATCGCCAACCGGGGCCGACGCCTCACCGAACTCCTCATCGACCCGCTTCTCCTCGAGGTCCGCACCTACGGCCTGCACCTCCAGACCCTCGACATCCGCCAGCATGCCAAGGTGCACGCCGCTGCCATCACCGAACTCGACGCCTTTCATCCCCAACAGAACAGCCTGGAACTCCCCCCCGCTCTCACCCCCCAGACCACTGAACTCCTCGACACCTTCCGCACCATCGCCGACCTCAAGCGCTCCAGCGCGCCCGAGTCCATCCGGCAGTACGTCATCAGCGGTGCCACTTCGGCCGAGGACATCCTCAACGTGCTCTGGCTCGCTCGCCTCGGCAGCGTCAAAGTCGAAGCCGAGGGAGACGACCCCGGCCTTCAGCCCGTACCCCTCTTCGAGTCCATCGAAGACCTCCAGAACGCTTCCGCCATCATGCGCGAACTCTGGTCGAGCGAAGCCTACCAGCCACTCCTCGCCTCGTGGAACCACCGCCAGGAGGTCATGCTCGGCTACTCCGACTCCAATAAAGACGGCGGCATGATCACCAGCACCTGGGAGATCTATCAGGCCCACCGCGCCCTCTACGACGTGGCGCGGGACTGCGGCGTCACCCTCCGTCTCTTCCACGGTCGCGGCGGTACCGTAGGCCGGGGCGGCGGGCCCACCCACCGCGCCATCTTCGCCCAGCCCATGGATTCCTTCTCCGGCGAGTTCCGCATCACCGAGCAGGGCGAGGTCCTCAACTGGAAGTACTCCGACGTCATCCTCGCCGAGCGCAACCTTGAACTCATGATCGCCGCCTCCCTCGACGCCCTCGCAAGGCCGGACGCTCTCCTCCAGAAGGGTGCGGCCATTCCCCACCTCACAGGCGAGATCCTCCCTCCCTGGGAGGCTGCCATGAATCAGCTCTCGGCAACCTCCTACACCTTCTACCGCGCCGAGATCCTCGATAACCCCGAAACCTTCACCTACTTCGAGCAGGCCACGCCCGTCGCCGAGCTCGAACACGCCCGCATCGGCTCCCGCCCCGCGCGCCGCGCCAGTAAGGACGCCAAACGCTCCTTCGCCGGCCTCCGCGCCATCCCCTGGGTCTTCGGCTGGATGCAGTCCCGTCAGCTTGTTCCCGCCTGGTTCGGCGTAGGCCACGCCATCGAGCTCTTCCTCAACGCCGATCCGGCCAACCTCGCACTCCTCCAGACCATGGCCCGCGACTTCCCTCTCTTCATCGACATCATCCGCAACGTCGAGATGGCGCTCGCCAAGGCCGACTTCGGCATCGCCCGCCTCTACGCCTCACTCGTAGAAGATGAGCAGCTTCGCGACCGAGTCTTCAACACTCTCGAAACCGAGTTCAAGCTGACGCTCCGCATGATCCTCGCCGTCACCGGCCAGACCGCGCTGCTCGAAAAAAACCCCGTCCTCGAGCAATCCATCCGCCTCCGCAATCCCTACGTCGACCCACTCTCCCTCATTCAGGTCGAACTAATCCGCCGCAAGCGTGCCGCCGAAGAGACCGGCGCAGACGCCACCGAACTCAACCGCGCCATCACAGCCACCATTAACGGCATCAGCGCCGGCCTCCGCAACACGGGCTGATGAAAACTGCACATCAGGCGCACTACTTGTCTTTCCTCACAGAGCAGGATCGGCTACAGTCGCACTCATGTTCCTCATGGTCCTTGTCGAACTCAATGTTGAAGTTAAGTTCGAAATCTTTTAGATTCACTCACGCTCCTAACCCGTTTTAACGCCTATTTCAGCCTCAAAGCCGACTTCCTACATCTATCGCCCCCGCTACCGCATCAAAAATCGAAGATTATGCGAACGCTCAGGCATCTTGTTCTTCCTCTGCTGTTCTGTATCCCCGCGATCGTAGCGGCACAGTCCAACCAGCCCACGCTCGAAGCGCGCCTCATCAACAAGCCGCTCTACCTGCGCGGCCTCTGGCGCAACGACAATCTACGATTTGACGGCCTGGGCCGCCTCACAACCCCCTCCGAGACCACCTCCTTCACCCTCGCCGGTATGGACGTCACTCGCGTCTACCTCCAGGGCGACGGCCTCATCATGGAAGGTCGCCGCGTCGGCCTCGAACTCGAGCAGCAGGACGCCCGCACCCGCGTCCCCATTCAGGTCAACGGAGCCGACGAGCCGATCCGTATCGAGATCACCCTCGCCCCGGGTGCCGACTACAACCACGCCCTCTCCGCCATCTTTGTCGAAGATCTAGCCAGCCTCGTCCCCACGCTTCCCGACTACTGGCAGGTCTATGCCACCAACAACTTTCTCGCCCCCGGCAATCAGCGCCCGCTCCACTCCGAGGCGTCCGAAAAGATGCTCGACAAGCCCATCAACAAGGGAGGAAAGGAGTCCATTACCAAGCCCACCCTGGCTCGCTCCGTCGCTCCCGAGATCACCCCCGCCGCAACCAACCTCCGGTACAAGGCCAGCGTGATCATCAGCCTGATCGTCGAGAAGGAAGGCGTTCCAACGCATCTCCAACTCCTGCGGCCCGCCGGTCTTGGTCTCGACGAGCAGGCAATCGCCGCCGTCCAGAAGTACATCTTCCGCCCCGCAACGCAGAAGGGTAAGCCCGTTCCCGTCGACCTCAACGTCGTCGTCGACTTCAACGGCGGCAACCGCTAAGGCCGAAGCCCCACGCATCGCGAAGGGTCCGCAAGGCAACTCCTGGCCGCGTACCTGCTACCCTGCTTCTATCCACTTTTTCTGGGAGCATCCATGCGTAGCCTTCGCCAAGCCGTCACTGCAGCCCTTTGTAGCACCCTCTGTATCGCTGCCGTCGCTCAACGCCGCGCCCCGCTCACCGCAGAAGAGGCCGCCGCTCTCATCACCAAGCGGGAAGGCATCGAGAAGCAGTTGGAAGACGTCGCCGTCATCGACCGCAAGGTCATGATCCCCATGAAGGACGGCATCCGCATCGCCGCCGACATCTACCGCCCCAAAGACACCTCGAAGAAGTATCCGATCATCCTCTCCCGTACCCCCTACAACTTTAACTTCTGGGACGTCAAACTCGGCACCTGGCGCGACATGACCACCGAACTCGACGCCGTCAAGCGTGGCTACGTCCTTATCGAGATGAACGAGCGTGGCCACTTCTTCTCCGAAGGCAACTACGACATCCTCGGCACACCCCTTACCGACTCCGACGAAGAGCTCGACTGGATGGGCGCGCAGCCCTGGTCAAGCGGCAAAGTCGGCATGATCGGCTGCTCCTCCACCGCCGAGTATCAACTGGCCGTAGCCTCACGCGGCAACAAGAATCTCACCACCTTCATCCCCCAGAGCTTCGGTGCCGGTGTCGGCAAGGTCGGTCCCTACAACGAGCAGGGCAACTGGTATCGCGGCGGTGCCGTGCAGATGCTCTTCATCGACTGGATCTACGGCGAGCAGAATCAGGTCCGCCCCATGTTTCCCCCGACCACCTCGCAGGCTGACCTCATCAAGGCCTCGAAGATGTTCGACCTCGCCCCGCAGATGCCCCCCGTCGACTGGGCCAAGGCCTTTACCCACCTCCCCGAGAAGGACATCATCTCCGCGGTAGACGGCCCCAAAGGCATCTACTCGGACAAGATGCCCGTCGATACCGGCGGTGCCATGATCGAGCGCACCCCCAACGATCCCGCATGGCGCAAGGGCGGCATCTGGCAGTCCGACACCATGCCCATCAATCTCCCCGGCTTCTGGTTCATGACCTGGTACGACGTCTCGACCGGCCCCAACCTCGCCGCCTACAACTTCGTGCGCTCAACTGCCAAAGGTGAAGTGGCGAACGAACAATACGCCGTCATCGCCCCCACCCTCCACTGCGGGTACAAGCGCGCCACCGAGCACACCGTAGTCGGCCAGCGCGACATGGGCGACGCCCGCCTCGACTGGGACGGCATGACCTACGCCTGGTTTGACCACTTCCTCAAGGGTGAAGACAACGGCTTCCTCCAGAAGACGCCGAAGGTCCAGTACTACACCATGGGCATGAACAAGTGGCAGCACTCCGAGGTCTGGCCTCCAGCCACCGCCAAGCCTGTCACACTGACCCTCACCAGCGGCGGCCACGCCAACACCCTCCACGGCGACGGCGTCCTCTCCATGGCTCCTGCAGCACCTGCCCCGAAGGCAAAGAAATCAAAGATCTCCCCTGACCTGGCCGACCTCTTCGTCTACGATCCCATGAACCCCACACCCTCCTATGGCGGCAACGTCTGCTGCGCCGCCAACTCCATTCCCGGCACAGGCGGAGCGCTCGACCAGCGCAAGATGGAAGAGCGTCAGGACATCCTCGTCTACACCTCGCAGCCCTTCAAAGACGGCATCGAAGTCTCCGGCCCCATCACCGCGACCCTCTACGTCTCCTCCGACGTCAAGGACACCGACGTCACCGTCAAGGTTCTCGACGTCTACCCCGACGGCACCGCCTACAACCTCGACGAGACCATCCAGCGACTCCGCTATCGCGATGGCGACGACAAGATCGTTTGGATGGAGAAGGACAAGGTCTACAAGGTCACCCTGACCCCGATGAACACCAGCAACTTCTTCCTACCCGGCCACAGCATCCGTCTCGAGGTCGCAGGAGCCAACTTCCCCCGCTTCGACCGCAACCTCAACACCGGCGGTGACAACTTCTCCGAGACCACCAGCGTCATCGCCCACACCCGGATCCATCACACCCCGCAATACCCCAGCACCCTCACCCTCTCCGTCGTAAAGCCAGCAAACTAGGCTTCAGATCTGAAACCGCCTGGGCACTTCTTAGAGGTGCTCAGGCTAGGGCGCATGCGGACCATCACTCATCTTCTTGCCGTCCTTCCAGACCGCAGCAATCAACTCCGTATTCCGAATGTCCTCACTCGGATCTTTGTCCAGCACGACGAAGTTAGCCTTCAGCCCCGGCTTCAACATCCCAAACTCGCTCGAAGCCCGCAGCAGTGTCGCCCCGTTCTTCGTCCCGACGGTAATCGCCTGTAGCGGTGTCAACCCAGCCTGAACCAGTAGCTGCAACTCCGTATGCTCGGCAAATCCAAACGGCCGAATCGGCGTTGCCCCGGAGTCCGTACCGAGCGCCACCGGGATCCCCGCGTCGTACACCTTCTTCAGATTCTTCAAGGCTATCGGCAGCGCCGCACGCTCCGCAGCCGTAGCCTTTGACGCGTTCTGCGTCTCCTTATACTTCGGATCGGTAATCATCGCGAACACACCCGGCTCCAGCGCATCCCGAAAGAACGGCTCGTTGAGCCACGCCGGATCACCCGCATACGCCACCGCAAAATCATCCAGCGACAGCGTACCGATGTACGTCACATGTTTCTGTTTCATCTCGGCAATCAACGAATCTGGAATCTCCTGATCCCGCACGC
Coding sequences:
- a CDS encoding DUF5995 family protein; translated protein: MSTATLSADELALYTVLTEQKPATIAEVIAKMQAIDDLLANGDGLKWFNRLYLMVTQQVDLQPPGGGWKSPVWLTQLDVTFANLYFTAVADYLVGGTVASSWKALFEARFVVGIDRVQFALAGMNAHINHDLALALLVTDAEMGIVPSLTSAEYADYESVNTLLNLVMPAALTMLAVDTLGVLAEDTGKAGRVLAYWNMCQARDLAWNFADHLRGLAGPVRNAALDAQDGLTGALGRAILMAA
- a CDS encoding nuclear transport factor 2 family protein; amino-acid sequence: MSESRPPFPPFTLETATQKVRGAEDGWNSRDPRKVSLAYSEDSRWRNRHEFVTGREQIVAFLTRKWAGELEYRLIKELWAFTGNRIAVRFAYESHDAAGQWHRSYGNENWEFNEAGLMTYRHASINDLAIAETDRLFHWPQGRRPDDHPSLSDLAL
- a CDS encoding DUF2235 domain-containing protein, with product MSKKIILCADGTWNTPHGPLAVPNDTNVRKLYLMLNEDASQLKYYDSGVGTDGSAFEHFFGGTMGEGLFEKVQDGYAFLSYVWDPGDEIFIFGFSRGAYTARSLAGMIALFGVPTKNLDNRMVKRIFDVYRISDHDQRKAAKEPLVAEYGLTDVDVRMVGVWDTVGALGVPGHLFGNFDQAKYGFLDTTLSKCVQNAYHAISIDERRASFLPTLWTNPDGSPRANDAQLTQVWFPGVHCDVGGSYSDCGLSNITLRWMIDNARACGLVFDDKAVEASLAPKPFLPLSTAHDEWRLIPWGLPKHRTIPANAVLSNTVRLRLSGMATYKPGAMDMDIAKYAEALVIPPNEL
- a CDS encoding Trm112 family protein: MSVRDFTQDDLHWLACPLCHGSLHLDLLAAVVQCETCRCTYRVKDRIPVLILSA
- a CDS encoding patatin-like phospholipase family protein yields the protein MTPHPVARSRSGCSFSWRCCILMNMSIIRAAIVAPRNFSSIVRLTTLLLVASTLAAQSPASNQSLPAADKSVLPTASSRAETDTTGQRGATFNSMAPSVPPAPPAGRPSIGLALGGGGALAMSEIGVLQWFEEHHIPVDMIAGTSMGCMVSTLYASGKTIDQLKAVMNDDVFSSVFSLGTSYKALNYRRREDNRALPNAITVGLKHGVSFRNSVLIDQGLNAFLDRQFLPYNDRTDFNTLPIPLRCKSTDLTAAKSVTFTRGSLPDAVRASVSIPGIYRPYAIGNHEFVDGAVLENLPTQTIIGMKADVVLAISLPLSPVGAGDLNSILGVLQRSFSVAIEANEEQSRKLAAVVIEPDVKGFTATDYLKTPGLSERGYQAAEAHKAELLKYAVDDQQWAAYLAQRASRLPGPPGTVLHVHIKSPNQQVTRAVQKSFLPIVNKPVDAKSIEALLDQVRSDGRYDADYTVGYETTPDTGQAEAVTNRPVVTVTIEDKKTGPPFLEVGANVEAQTGGVTRATLEATLVDQDLGGYGSELRAHFAIGFLTDLTGEYYRHITSLGKTQGGLFIAPQAVLHREPFYIYQDQHRISERQLQHAGGGVDIGWSDQRIQELRVGWQGGQERWQTETGSDNLAPANLIGTMQRARVRYTFDNQDRALVPQFGFRFTTEAGYLYNSVASPNTPQFTTRISYSHQIATNIFVMAAEGGTMLNRNVAQPFRFTLGGPLRLTASAIDEFRGTDYFLVEPAFLRRVAKLPSPLGQSIYLGAAYEAGQMRSPDARTITRQDVYFGIVAETPLGLITIAPAIGDDGHRKFVFTLGKLF